Proteins from a genomic interval of Motacilla alba alba isolate MOTALB_02 chromosome 11, Motacilla_alba_V1.0_pri, whole genome shotgun sequence:
- the RIPOR1 gene encoding LOW QUALITY PROTEIN: rho family-interacting cell polarization regulator 1 (The sequence of the model RefSeq protein was modified relative to this genomic sequence to represent the inferred CDS: inserted 2 bases in 2 codons; deleted 2 bases in 1 codon) produces the protein MPGVRRRAPEAVVALVGGDGGGEGGGIAPAIASLAREGCGRCVRQEGQQPGAEQAGLPPLPSPRGRWDPAPAHGGARGAPGNDDGPAVGNPRRAVAAVAVLVAAVVAMAVSAAVSVASGREVLPSMQLPLALAGPWFPAEITWLPRFHGESRGGRCQEPARTPRLLPSMGVEQRGCTEPGPLSPRASPPASPGTWRPSRSHSTMSLSVRPQRRVLVTKINRSQSFAGVNSSADRPFRNLSPFTPTVSRKTGSRVSRMFSMSHKSPPPKVPQPNRLDEVYEALKKGLTAYLEVHQLELEKLSTQIRESKRNSRLGFLYDLDKQVKSIERFLRRLEFHASKIDELYEAYCIQRRLRDGAHNMVKAYSTGSPGSREARESLAEASKGYKEYTENMCLLENELESQLGEFHIRMKGLAGFARLCAGDQYEIFMKYGRQRWKLRGRIEVNSKQVWDSEEMVFLPLVTEFLSIKVTELKSLANHVVVGNVSCETKDLFAALPQVVAVDINDLGTLKLSLEVTWNPFDKDDQPSAASTVNKASTVNKRFSTYNQSPPDTPSLREQAFYSPERAADKRGWSLLDIFRETLFEKLSQSCSCGDVSSAELGRWPQQGRNMLRRQEELENGTAWSISSESSDDSSSPQLSSSARHATHKPIVQPEVQASAPAIEISFSQQPEEADAMLGASGSSVPSAGSQMEEPSGRKKETVANGHVPYSRTLSHISEASVDATMEVKTVESPWEPAPSMEDTGMGKQDAHPLPGAAVAAAVAGQDRATEAKPRASVAWATSCEEEAGSAEPVQSQAPAQSDYGTGIPTALAQASAEERPIPTPPLPTSIPEVPRGKMVDSGLEEAIGLLGSALDDYRGQFPELQPLERELKHLEEILLQKQGVFLSRAXSISLTVEHALESFSFLNTSDMEDSEGSEEEPLQDERRAGRPLRSTRAPSAGEMGADDTGMCSGSEASTDPMSTGNEFLDKALVLHLNNCNRLLLKLGTFGPLRCQEMYALDRLLRESQVLEIVCQLTEERAGTASSGADVVQFSTRKEGVLPXWDLCVEVPNVYTCPVERFLQLLSAQYAAPISEQHSGLAEIVCVKLVEDVLNRRLPRRPGSAQSEQVTIFQYWSHFESLGALVLDTYMMELAEEVLLAQNLNSDDQDVVLRALKRMPEGRLKKEGLKALSLLLVEGNSKVVSAVSAQLRSLAENPRFRQRALVCFLEQLEDEEVQTRVAGCAALGCLKAKESIEQLVYLCQTDKEPVREAAKQSLMLCGEDGKSAHRRLEETLDSLPRIFAPASMASTAF, from the exons ATGCCCGGGGTCCGTCGGAGAGCACCGGAGGCTGTGGTGGCCCTTGTGGGGGGAGACGGGGGCGGTGAAGGAGGAGGTATTGCTCCAGCCATCGCTTCCCTGGCAAGGGAAGGCTGTGGGCGCTGTGTGCGGCAGGAAGGCCAACAGCCCGGGGCCGAGCAAGCCGGGCTGCCCCCACTCCCCTCGCCTCGGGGGAGGTGGGATCCTGCTCCGGCTCACGGTGGGGCTCGTGGAGCCCCGGGGAATGATGATGGGCCGGCGGTGGGGAATCCCCGCAGGGCCGTGGCGGCGGTGGCGGTGTTGGTGGCGGCGGTGGTGGCGATGGCGGTGTCGGCAGCGGTGTCGGTCGCCTCGGGGAGGGAGGTGCTCCCGTCCATGCAGCTGCCATTGGCGCTGGCTGGGCCGTGGTTTCCTGCCGAAATCACATGGCTCCCGCGTTTCCATGGAGAGAGCCGGGGTGGGCGCTGCCAAGAGCCTGCACGAACTCCCCGCTTGCTCCCGTCCATGGGAGTGGAACAAAGGGGATGCACCGAGCCAGGCCCTCTTTCGCCCCGCGCCTCGCCCCCCGCCTCTCCTGGGACAT GGCGGCCCTCCAGGTCACACTCAACGATGTCACTGTCTGTGCGCCCGCAGCGCCGAGTCCTCGTCACCAAGATCAATAGGAGCCAGTCCTTCGCCGGAGTGAACTCATCGGCCGACCGGCCCTTCAG GAATCTCTCACCTTTCACCCCCACTGTCTCCCGCAAGACTGGCTCCAGGGTCAGTAGGATGTTCTCAATGTCCCACAAATCCCCACCACCCAAGGTGCCTCAGCCCAACCGCCTGGACGAGGTGTACGAAGCTCTCAAGAAGGGCCTGAC AGCCTACCTGGAGGTGCACCAGCTGGAACTGGAGAAGCTCAGTACACAGATCCGTGAGTCCAAGAGGAATTCACGCCTG GGCTTTCTCTACGATCTGGATAAG caagTGAAGTCAATCGAGCGCTTCCTGCGTCGCCTGGAGTTTCATGCCAGCAAG ATAGATGAGCTGTATGAGGCTTACTGCATCCAGCGGCGGCTCCGTGATGGAGCCCACAACATGGTCAAGGCTTACAGCACAGGCTCGCCAGGCAGCCGGGAGGCACGCGAGAGCCTGGCCGAGGCCAGCAAGGGCTACAAGGAGTACACAGAG AACATGTGTCTGTTGGAGAATGAGCTGGAGAGCCAGCTGGGCGAGTTCCACATCCGGATGAAAG GATTGGCAGGCTTTGCCCGGCTTTGTGCTGGTGACCAGTATGAG ATCTTCATGAAGTATGGACGGCAGCGTTGGAAGTTGCGAGGGCGCATCGAGGTGAACAGCAAGCAGGTGTGGGACAGCGAGGAAATGGTTTTCTTGCCCCTCGTCACTGAGTTCCTCTCCATCAAG gtGACGGAGCTAAAGAGCCTGGCCAACCACGTTGTGGTGGGCAATGTGTCCTGTGAGACCAAGGACCTttttgcagctctgccccaggtAGTGGCTGTGGATATCAACGACCTGGGCACCCTCAAACTCAGCCTGGAGGTGACCTGGAA TCCCTTCGACAAGGACGACCAGCCCTCGGCAGCCAGCACCGTCAACAAGGCTTCCACGGTGAACAAGAGGTTCTCCACCTACAACCAGAGTCCGCCTGACACGCCGTCCCTGCGGGAACAGGCATTCTAT AGCCCGGAGCGGGCAGCTGACAAGCGTGGTTGGTCCTTGCTGGACATCTTTCGGGAGACACTCTTCGAGAAGCTgtctcagagctgctcctgcgGCGATGTCTCCTCGGCCGAGCTCGGGAGATGGCCGCAGCAGGGCCGC aaTATGCTGCGGCGccaagaggagctggagaaTGGCACAGCCTGGTCCATCTCCTCTGAGTCCTCAGATGACTcctccagcccccagctgtCCAGCAGTGCCCGCCATGCCACACACAAGCCCATCGTGCAGCCTGAGGTGCAGGCCTCCGCCCCTGCCATCGAGATCTCCTTCTCCCAGCAACCAGAGGAGGCTGACGCCATGCTTGGGGCCAGTGgcagcagtgtcccctctgctggGAGCCAGATGGAGGAGCCGAGCGGCCGTAAGAAGGAGACGGTGGCCAATGGGCACGTGCCCTACTCCCGGACTCTGAGCCACATCAGCGAGGCCAGTGTGGATGCCACAATGGAGGTCAAGACTGTGGAGAGCCCTTGGGAGCCTGCGCCCAGCATGGaggacacagggatgggcaAGCAAGATGCACACCctctgcctggtgctgcagtggcagctgctgtggcagggcaggacagggccaCTGAGGCCAAGCCTCGTGCCTCCGTGGCATGGGCCACCTCCTGCGAGGAGGAGGCTGGCAGTGCAGAGCCAGTGCAGAGCCAGGCGCCAGCACAGAGTGACTATGGCACCGGGATCCCCACAGCACTGGCACAAGCCTCTGCAGAAGAGAGGCCCATCCCAACCCCACCACTGCCCACCAGCATCCCTGAGGTGCCGCGGGGGAAGATGGTGGATTCAGGTCTGGAGGAGGCAATTGGcctcctgggctcagctctggatGACTATCGGGGAcagttcccagagctgcagccccttgAACGGGAGCTCAAACATCTGGAGGAGATCCTGCTG CAGAAGCAAGGTGTCTTCCTCAGCCGGG TCAGCATCAGCCTGACAGTGGAGCACGCACTGGAGAGCTTCAGCTTCCTCAACACCTCCGACATGGAGGACTCAGAAGGCTCTGAGGAGGAGCCTCTCCAAGATGAGAG GAGGGCTGGCAGACCCCTGCGCAGCACCAGAGCCCCCAGCGCTGGCGAGATGGGGGCTGATGACACCGGAATGTGCAGTGGTTCTGAGGCCAGCACTGACCCCATGAGCACCGGCAATGAGTTCCTGGATAAGGCTCTGGTGCTTCACCTCAACAACTGCAACCGCCTGCTGCTG AAGCTGGGCACCTTTGGTCCCCTGCGGTGCCAGGAGATGTATGCCCTGGACAGGCTGCTGCGCGAGTCCCAGGTGCTGGAGATCGTGTGCCAGCTGACAGAGGAGCGTGCAGGAACAGCCAGCTCGGGCGCTGATG TGGTGCAGTTCTCGACACGGAAGGAGGGCGTGCTGC TTTGGGACCTCTGTGTGGAAGTGCCCAACGTCTACACCTGCCCCGTGGAACGGTTCCTGCAG TTGCTCAGTGCCCAGTATGCAGCTCCCATCAGTGAGCAGCACTCTGGTTTGGCTGAAATTG TGTGTGTGAAACTGGTGGAGGACGTGCTGAATCGCCGGCTGCCCCGGcggcctggcagtgcccagagcGAGCAGGTCACCATCTTCCAGTACTGGAGCCACTTTGAGTCACTCGGTGCCCTGGTGCTTGACACCTACATgatggagctggcagaggaag TACTACTGGCACAGAACCTCAACTCGGACGACCAGGACGTGGTGCTGCGTGCCCTGAAGCGCATGCCTGAGGGCCGCCTGAAGAAGGAGGGACTGAAGGCACTGAGCCTGCTCCTCGTGGAGGGCAACAGCAAGGTGGTGAGCGCCGTGTCTGCCCAGCTGCGCAGCCTGGCAGAAAACCCCCGCTTCCGCCAACGG GCCCTCGTGTgtttcctggagcagctggaggatgaGGAGGTGCAGACACGTGTGGCAGGGTGTGCGGCGCTGGGCTGCTTGAAG GCCAAGGAGAGCATCGAGCAGCTGGTTTACCTGTGCCAAACTGACAAAGAGCCTGTGCGGGAGGCAGCCAAGCAGAGCCTGATGCTGTGTG GGGAAGACGGTAAATCAGCTCACCGGCGACTGGAGGAGACCCTGGATAGCCTCCCGCGGATCTTTGCACCAGCCAGCATGGCCAGTACAGCTTTCTGA